Genomic window (Polaribacter batillariae):
AAAGCATACTTATCAAATGATTTTTTGTTGTAAATCGCTTTGTGTAGCGATTTGAATCACACTTTTTAACGGCTCTTGTGATTATTGAATTATCAATTAAAGAAATCAGCTGTCCGAAAACAGATTTACTAGAAAAATTATTACTTTTACTCATCGTATTTTGTATTTCGAAACACAAATTTACGAATCATTTAAGAAGCCAATCTTTTTTGGCTTCTTTTTATCGGACAACAATGATTCAAAAAGTACACTATATAAAAAACAACAGTATAAAATGATTAAAAAAGGTATTTTGTAATTCCGGTTGTTTTTAGTCCGTTTTAAAACCTGTAAACAAAGAAATAAAACAATTGGAATGATTAAAAAATCATTCACATAAAAACGAATACATTGCGGTAATTGAATGTTTAAAAAAGAAGAAAAATAAATAAAACTCCCTAAAAGAAATGATAAGACAACATATTTTAAAAGGATGTTTTTCATGTTAACCAGCAGCAACCATTGCAATAAACCACGCTAAACCAGCACCAATTGTGCTAACCACCGTAATTGCTGAATGAAAAATCCAACCCACAATTCTGTATAAAAAGAAAGGATGCTTTTTTAGACGTTCAACCAAATTAGGGTTTTCTTTCTCATAAATCGCTTTTTCAATTCTTTTTTGCTTTCCAGCTTCGGCTTTAATTTCTTGTTTTTTTTGATGGGAAATTAATGTATTGCAATTCGTACAATACTCTTTATTTGTGTTAAAAGTGCCACAATTAGGGCATTTTATAATTCTTTTTCCGCTCATAATTGTTCTTTAAAAGAATACTTGTTTTTCTTTTTATAAGGACGAATAATTAAACGTGTTTCCCTATCAAAACGAATGTAATTATACACCCAATTTAGAAAAACAATGGCTTTGTTTCTAAAACCTATTAAAGAAAAAAGGTGTACAAACATCCAAACAAACCAAGCAAAAACTCCTTGAAATTTCCATTTAGGTAAATCTACTACAGCTTTATTACGTCCAATGGTTGCCATAGAACCTTTATCATTATAAACAAAAGGTTTTAGTTTTTTGTTGAATAATTTTGCTAAAATATTTTTTGCTACTAATTTTCCTTGTTGAATGGCGGGTTGCGCCATCATTGGATGTCCAAAAGGTGTTTTTTCTGAAGTCATGCAAGCAACATCACCAACTGCATAAATATTCTCGTAGTTTAAAAACTTTGTTATATTCGTCAACTTTTATTCTTGCAGCTCTTTCTATTACACATTCTGCTTGTAAACCGTCAATCGTTTGTCCTTTTACACCAGCAGCCCAAATAACAGTTTCTGCCTTAAAATGGTCTAATCCGTTTGTCGTAACTGTTTTACCATCATAATCTAACACACGCAGGTTTTTCCAAACATTAACGCCCAAATCAATTAAAAAATCTTCTGCTTTTTCAGAAGCTTTTGCACTCATTCCTTTTAGAATTTCGCCAGAACTTTGTATTAAATTTATTTGCATTTGTCTGATGTCTAAATCAGGATAATCTTTTGGTAAAATTCCTTTTTTCATTTCTGCCAAAGCACCAGCCAATTCTACTCCTGTAGGGCCACCACCTACAATTACAAAGTTCATTAACGCGTTTCTTTCTTCAAAGTTAGAAGTTAGTAATGCTTCTTCGAAATTTTCTAAAATTAAACTTCTAATATTTAAAGATTGTGGAACAGATTTCATTTCCATCGCATATTTTTGAATATTGGTATTTCCAAAAAAGTTGGTTGTAGAACCAGTGGCAATGATTAATTCGTCGTATTCTAAATTTCCAATGGAAGTTTCAACGAGGTTTTTGTCTGGGTTTATTTTAACAACTTCTGCCAATCTAAAAAAGAAGTTATCTACATCATTAAACCGTTTTCTTAAAGGAAAAGCGATAGAATCTGGTTCTAAACCACCAGTGGCTACTTGATACAATAAAGGTTGAAATGTGTGGTAATTGTGCTTGTCTATTAAAACAACTTGTAGTTCTTGTTTTTCTAATCCTTTTGCAACTGCTAAACCAGCAAATCCTCCACCAATAATTACAATTCTTGGAAAACTTGTTTGTGGAATGTTCATATTTGGTTTTTGGACTTAAGTGTTAGGGTTTTTCTAAGTACAAATTTACTGAAAAGGAATTTATTGGTAATAAATTATAACACAGATTTACACAGATTTAAATTGAATAAGTTTGTTTTGTTTCGGGTATTTAATTTCATTAAAAATTAAACGTACAGTTTTGTCACGCAGAAAGCGTCTCAAACAAAAGCAAGCCACTAACGTGAAATTCCTACGGAATGACAAACTGTGTGGGAGAAACGGAATACTAAAAACAATTAGAACATATTGTTTTATCTGAATTTTTTAATCGAAAAGAATTTATTAGCGAAATACTTCTGTAATTCTTCTCCGAAGATAGTTGATTTCAAATTTTTTTAATTTCATTAAAAATTAAACGTACAGTTTTGTCACGCAGAAAGTGTCTCAAACAAAAGCAAGCCACTAACGTGAGATTCCTACGGAATGACAAATTGTGTGGAGAAACGGAATGCTAAAAACAATTATAATATATTGTTTTATCTGAATTTTTTAATCGAAAAGAATTTATTAGCGAAATACTTCTGTAATTCTTCTCCGAAGATAGTTGATTTCAAATTTTTTTTAATTTCATTAAAAATTAAACGTACAGTTTTGTCACGCAGAAAGCTTCTCAAACAAAAGCAAACCACTGACGTGAGATTCCTACGGAATGACAAACTGTGTGGGAGAAACGGAATGCTAAAAACAATTATAAGATATTGTTTTATCTGAATTTTTTAATCGAAAAGAATTTGTTAGCGAAATATTTCTGTAACTCTTCTCCAAAGATAGTTGATTTCAAATTTATTTTAATTTCATTAAAAATTAAACGTACAGTTTTGTCACGCAGAAAGCGTCTCAAACAAAAGCAAACCACTGACGTGAGATTCCTACGGAATGACAAACTGTGTGGGAGAAACGGAATGCTAAAAACAATTATAAGATATTGTTTTATCTGAATTTTTTAATCGAAAAGAATTTGTTAGCGAAATATTTCTGTAACTCTTCTCCAAAGATAGTTGATTTCAAATTTTTTTTAATTTCATTAAAAATTAAACGTACAGTTTTGTCACGCTGAAAGAGTCTCAAACAAAAGTAAGCCACTAATGTGAAATTCCTACGGAATGACAAATTGTGTGGAGAAACGGAATGCTAAAAACAACTTTTTTAGGTTGAAGTTTAGTCGTTTTTTCTTCAAAAAGAATGTTTAAAAAAATATACAAATTGTAGATTTTGAACTTCTATTGCTATTAAAAGAAAAACGCAATCAAATTAATGATTGCGTTTTAAATATTTACAAAAACTTTGATTTATTATAGATGCCTGTTTTCACAGGTATAAGCGATTCACACAAAATTTCTAATTAAATTTTGGTTCTCTGCTTACTTTACTTCCTCAAAATCTACATCTTCCACATTGTCTCCACTATCTGCATTTCCAGCTTCTGGTTGCCCTTGTTGCTGTGCTCCAGCATTTGCACCTTCAGCACCACCTTGTGCAGCATACATCTCTTCAGAAGCTGCTTTCCAAGCTTCGTTAATCTTTTCCATTGCAGCATCAATTTGTGCTAAATCTTTAGATTCGTGTGCAGCTTTTAATTCTACTAAAGCGGCTTCAATTGGTTCTTTTTTAGCTGCAGATAATTTGTCACCAAATTCCTTTAATTGCTTTTCTGTTTGAAAAATCATAGAGTCAGCTCCGTTTACTTTTTCAGCAGTTTCTTTTGCAATTTTATCAGCATCTGCATTTGCTTCTGCATCGCGTTTCATTTTTTCGATTTCTTCTTCAGACAATCCAGAGGAAGCTTCGATACGAATATCTTGCGATTTTCCAGTAGCTTTATCTACTGCAGAAACTTTTATAATACCGTTTGCATCAATATCGAAAGTTACTTCAATTTGTGGTACCCCTCTTTGTGCTGGAGGAATGTCTGTTAACTGAAAGCGTCCAATTGTTTTATTGTCTGCAGCCATGGCTCTTTCACCTTGTAAAACATGAATGTCCACAGAAGGTTGATTATCTACTGCTGTAGAGAATATTTGCGACTTTTTAGTTGGAATGGTTGTGTTTGCATCAATTAATTTAGTGAAAACATTCCCCATAGTTTCGATTCCTAAAGACAAAGGTGTAACGTCTAATAGCAGTACATCTTTTACATCTCCAGATAAAACGCCACCTTGAATTGCAGCTCCTAAAGCCACTACTTCATCTGGATTTACACCTTTACTTGGCGCTTTTCCAAAGAATTTTTCGACTGCTTCTTGTACAGCAGGTATTCTTGTAGAACCCCCTACTAATACAATTTCATCGATATCAGATTTAGATAAATCTGCATTTTTTAAGGCAGTTTCACAAGGTTCGATTGTTCTTTTAACTAAATCGTCTATTAACTGTTCGAATTTAGATCGAGATAAAGTTCTAACCAAGTGCTTTGGTCCGCTAGAAGTTGCAGTTATATAAGGTAAATTAATTTCTGTTGAAGTCGCAGAAGATAATTCTATTTTTGCTTTTTCGGCAGCTTCTTTTAAACGTTGTAAAGCCATTGGATCGTCTCTTAAATCCATATTTTCATCAGCTTTAAACTCTTCTGCTAACCAGTTAATTATTTTCTCATCAACATCATCACCACCTAGATGCGTATCTCCATCTGTAGCTAATACTTCAAAAACACCATCACCTAATTCTAAGATAGACACATCGTGTGTTCCACCACCAAAATCAAAAACAACAATTTTTTTATCGTCATTAGATTTGTCTAAGCCGTAAGCTAATGCAGCAGCAGTAGGCTCGTTTATAATTCTTCTTACATTTAATCCAGCAATTTCACCAGCTTCTTTAGTAGCTTGTCTTTGTGCGTCGTTAAAATATGCAGGCACTGTAATTACAGCCTCAGAAACATTTGCGCCTAAGTAATCTTCGGCAGTTTTTTTCATTTTCTGTAATACCATTGCAGAAATTTCTTGAGGTGTATATAAACGTCCATCAATATCTACTCTTGGTGTATCATTATCTCCTTTTACTACTTTATAAGGTACTCTTTTTACCTCTTTTGAAGATTCAGAAAATTTGTTTCCCATAAAACGTTTTATCGAGGAAACTGTTTTTGTTGGGTTTGTAACTGCTTGTCTTTTTGCAGGATCACCAATCTTACGTTCTCCACCTTCAACAAAGGCAACAATAGATGGTGTCGTTCTTTTTCCTTCTGAATTAGGTATTACAACTGGCTCGTTTCCTTCCATAACAGAAACACAAGAGTTTGTTGTACCTAAATCGATTCCAATTATTTTACTCATAATTAATAGTTATTTTGTAATTTTTAATTCGTTTTTCAATTTTACAATTACAATTAGTCAAAGTGTGTGCCAACCATTTTTTCTTTGGAAAATGTCAGTTTTTGAAAACAATTTTGAAATTTGATGTGACATAATGACACAAGTTGGTGTCTAAAGCATTGAGCAGAAGAATATTTGAAATGAATCGTTTTTTTTCATATATTTGGATAGTTCTTATTAGAATTAAATAAAATACAAATAATTAAACCACAAGAAAACATGAGTAAATTCGACGAAAAAGTAGCATTGTACAAGAAGTTTATGGACGATAGAAATTTACGTTCTAATACCGATTTATTAGCTGCAGTTACAAAAGGTTTGGGACCATCTATTTATAAAGCAGATGCAGAAACTGTTTCTGGTTCTGATGCGAAAGAATTGGCAACCGTAAAAAACAACTTCTTGATTAAGAAATTAGGATTGACAGACAGTAAAGAATTAGACGAAGGTATAGAAGAAGTAATGGAGCGTATTGGAAAATCTGAAAGAAAAAAATACAGAGCCGTAGTTTACTATATGTTAGTTAAAAAGTTTGATAAAGAGTCAGTTTACGGAATGTAGAAAGATTTTTTTTAAAATATATAAAAAAATCCAACTCATTGAGTTGGATTTTTTACATTTACAGCAAATTTTTTAATCATTTTTAGGAATGTCGCAATTTATTAGTGTTTTCGATATGTTAAAGATTGGTGTGGGGCCATCAAGCTCACATACATTAGGTCCTTGGAGAGCTGCAGAAGCTTGGGTTCAAAAAATTAAAGAAAACAAAAAGTTCGATGCAATCGACGAAATAAAAGTCGATTTATACGGCTCTTTATCTTTAACAGGAAAAGGGCATGCAACAGATTTGGCAATACTTTTGGGTTTAAGTGAAGCAGACCCAGAGTATGTACCAATTGAAGATGTTTTTATTATTGTTGACAGAATAAATACACAAAAAGAAATTCTTTTTAAAGGAGGAAAAACAGTTACTTTTCCTGAAAACTCCATTCGTTTCAATCGAGAGTTTTTGCCTTTTCATTCTAATGGTATGACTTTTAGAGGTTTCGCTAAAGGTAAAGAAATATCTACCCAAACCTATTTTTCTATTGGAGGTGGTTTTATCGTTCAAGAAAACGATAATTTAGAAGAAGAAATAGAAATTAATAAAAAGAATTTTCCTTTTCCTGTAAACAAAGCCATTCAGTTAGAAGCGTATTGCGAAGAACATAATTTATTAATTTCTGATATTGTATTTAAAAACGAATTGGAATTAAGAGACGCCAAAGAAATTGACTTCGAGTTGAATAGAATTTGGGAAACCATGTTAGAATGTATGTATATAGGTTGCCATACAGAAGGAAAACTACCAGGAGGTTTAAATGTAAAAAGACGTGCTTACGACACACATATTAAACTTATAAAAGATACAACTTATACAAACCCAAAAGAATGGATTACTTCTATAAGAAGTACAGAGGTAAAATTCCGAGAAATTTTAAAATGGGTAAGTTGTTTTGCGCTTTCTGTAAATGAAGTAAATGCTTCTTTAGGAAGAGTGGTAACAGCACCAACTAATGGAAGTGCAGGTGTAATTCCTGCAGTTTTAATGTACTATTTGGTCATAGAAAACCACAATGCAGATTTCGAACATATTAAAAAGTTCTTATTAACAGCGGGCGAAATTGGTAGTATTTTTAAGAAAAATGCCACAATTTCTGCAGCTATGGGAGGTTGCCAAGCAGAAATTGGCGTTTCTTCGGCAATGGCTGCAGCTGCATTAACAGAATTATTAGGAGGAACTCCAGCACAATCTTTGGTAGCTGCAGAAATTGCGATGGAACATCATTTAGGATTGACTTGCGACCCAATTGGGGGTTTGGTGCAAATACCTTGTATCGAAAGAAATGCCATGGGCGCCATTAAAGCCATTAACGCAGCAGAAATGGCTTTAGAAACCGATCCTAAAAATGTAAAAGTTCCTTTGGATAAAGTGATTGACACCATGTGGGAAACTGCAAAAGACATGAATAAAAATTACAAAGAAACATCTGAAGGTGGCTTGGCTGTAACCGTAAGAATGGTGGACTGCTAGAGTTAGTTGGCAGTCTTCAGTTGGCAGTTGCAGTAGCAGTTTTCAGTCTGTTCGTTATTGTGAGGTACGAAGTAATCTGTAATTTAATATTCAATTATAAACTTTTGTAAGCAGTCAGCATTTAAAAGTTAGCAACTGCCACTGTAAACTGCGACTGCCTACTATTCTACCTCGTAAAAACCAATTCATTTACAGACGACATTTTTTCCGAAAAACCGTAACCTTCAACATTAAAACCTTTTAATTCCTCTAAGGTTTTTATGTTGTTTTCTATGATGTAACGTACCATTAGTCCACGTGCTTTTTTAGCATAAGTCATTATAGTTTTATATTGTCCGTTTTTAAAATCTTTAAAAACTGGAGTTATCATTGGAACTTTTAATGCTTTTTTTGGTAGCGCTTTAAAATACTCTTTACTTGCTAAATTAATTAATAATTCGCCTTCTTCTAATTCTTCATTTAAAGATTTTGCTAAGGTATCTCCCCAAAATTGATAAAGATTTTCTTTTCGACCAACTTTTAATTTTGTGCCCATTTCTAATCGATAAGGTAAAATTAAATCTAAAGGCTTCAACAAACCATACAAGCCAGATAAAATTAGCAAACGCTCTTGTAAAAGTGGTAGTTTTTTTTCGTCCATAGAATTTACATCAATTCCTTGAAAAACGGCTCCCGTAAAAGCATAAATTGCTTGTTTTGCATTTTTTTCTGTAAATGGAATTTTCCATTCTTGGTTTCTTTCGTAATTTAAAGAAGCTAAATCGTCGGAAATTGACATTAAATCTGCTAATTTCTTTTTTGATAGTGTTTTTAGTTTTTTGTTCAACTTTTCTGAAGCTTCTAAAAATCGAGGTTGTGTATGCAAACTTGTGGGCACTTTACTTTCGAAATCTAATGATTTTGCTGGAGATATAATTATTTTCATTTTTATAAAATTGAAAAGATGTGTGTTCTTAAAATTCGACCTTAAAAATACAAATGATTGCTGTATTTCTTCAATAAAAATTGATTTTATATTTATTATTGTATTGATAAAATTTATGTATATTTCTTACCCTCTATACAAAACCAATTGATGAATAGTAACTTGTTAAAATACAAAGACAGTAAGTTTGGTGTTTTCTTAAAAAAACATAAAAAATATGCCCCTCTTTTATTTTTTATTGCTGGTTTTACTTGGGATTCTCTTACTTTAGGAAGAATTGATAGATTATACGACAATGTTATTTTATGTACCTATATAACATTGCTAACTGTAAGTATTTATTTTTATAATTTGGTAGATAATGAAAAATGGAAAAATAAATTCGTACAACGTTATGGAAAATACTTGCCTTTGGCCATTCAGTTTTTTTTAGGAGGATTGTCTAGTGCATATGTAATTTATTTTTCGAGAAGCGTTTCTATATCTAAAACAGCCTCTTTCTTTTTAATTTTAATTTTTCTTTTAATTGCAAACGAACTTTTTAAGAAAAGAATTTCGAATAAATACTTACAGTTTTGTGCTTATTTCTTCGTTAATTTTACTTTTTTAAGCTTTTTTGTTCCTGTAATCTTAAAGGAAATGAATACCACCATTTTTATAATTTCAGGAATTTTAAGTTTGGCATCAACCTTACTTTTAATTGTTTTGGTGTACAGAAGTAGCGCATCTACAAGAATAGAAATTGTAAAATGGAAAATGTTAGGAATGATTTTAGCCATATATGTATTAATTAATACATTCTATTATTTTAGATTGATTCCTCCAGTGCCATTAGCATTAGACAAAGGTTTGGTGGCACATAGTGTTTTAAAACAAAAAGACACTTATGTTGTTACGTATGAGGTAGATAATTGGTATGTTTTTTGGCGAGACCATAAGATAAATTTTAATAGAAATCGAAATCAACCAGTTTATATTTTTACATCAGTTTTTGCTCCAACAGATTTAAAAAAGAAAATTTATCATGTTTGGAAATGGTACAATCCAGAAACTAAAGAATGGATTACATTAGATAAAATAGGTTTCGAAATTGTTGGCGGAAGAGATCGTGGTTACAGGGGTTACAGCTACAAAAACAACGTAATAGATGGGCAATGGAAAGTAGAGGTAATTACCGAAGAAAGTTTGGTTTTGGGGGTTGTTGACTTTAATATAAATACGTTTAAAAGCAAATTAAAACCGCAAATAGTTACTAGAGAATTTTAATGTAATTGTTTTTCAAAATATTTTTTTAAGAACACAAGTTGAAATAATAACATGCAACCAAAGAAAAACACGGAGTAAAAAACGGTTTTAGAAATGCTTATGTTTTCAAATAAATTTAAAGCTTGAAATTTTTCTAAAAAAGAAAAATCAAATTTAGAGAAAGTAATTGCACTTTCTTTATGGTTTTTAAAGGATATAAATAAAAAAGTAATTAATGAGGCTACAATAAAAAACCATGCTTTCTTAGAAATTAATGCTGAATTTTTAATAGCATTACTTCTTTTTTCTGCAATGATGCTATTCATTACTGATGAAGTAAAATTTGTAGGTGTTTTATCAATTTTTATTTCTTTTACATACTTTTTTGCAAAAGCATCTAGTTCGTCTATGTGTTTATTTTCTCCCATAATGTGCTATAGTTTCAGGTTCAAAAGTGTCTTTAACAATCGTTAATAATTTCTTTCTACCTCTGTGTAATTTTACTTTTATGTTTGCTTCCGATAACGAAGTTACTTCAATAATTTCTTTTAAACTTAATTCTTTATAATAAAATAACCATAAAATAGAACGTTCTTCTGCTGGTAACTGTAACAAACATTTGTTCATTGTTTTTGCACGTTCTTTTCTTTCTAGAGTTTGTAAAGCATTATCCGTTGTTTGTATTTGATTAAGCGTAATTTCATTCAACTCGAAACTGTTTGTATGTTTTTTGTTTTTCTTAAGAGCATCTAAACAAGTATGATACGTAATTCTGTACAACCAAGTAGAAAATTTAGAATCTCCTTTAAATTTATTCAAGTTTTTATATGCTTTTACAAATGTATCTTGACTTATTTCCTCTGCTTCCTCTCTGTTTTTAGTCATTTTAATTGCCAGCGAAAACACCAAATCTTTATAGGTGTCTATTAATTCTGAAAAGGCATTTGTATTTCCTTTCAGTACTTTATTAATAATTAGTTGGTCGTTGTTAGTCATTTTATTATTTGACTGTACTTTTTAAAAATAGGTTACACTATTTATAAAAAAAATAATTTTTATTTTTTGTAACCTTTTTTTTAAGGTAATCGTCAAAGCTACAAACACAATAAAATTAATCATTTTAAAACTTAAAACATTAAATTATGGGACCAGGAATAGTATTTATATTTTTATTTGCAGTAGTATTTGGGATTTTCTATTTGTATTTTTCAACTAGAAATAAAGAACGTTTAGCATTAATAGAAAAAGGAGCAGATGCTTCTATTTTTATGAAAGGTGAACAAAATAAAAAAGCAGCACCTTTTTGGAAAATTTTAATTTTAAACCTAGGACTATTGGCGATGGGAATTGGAGTAGGTGTTTTATTAGGAGCGATTTTAAGCTATAACTTCGGCTATAATGGAGGTTGGGAAAATAGACCTGCTAATTATATAAGTTCAGATACTTTATACGCTGCATCTATCTTTTTATGTGCAGGAGCTTCTTTATTAATTGGATTTAGTATTACCAAAAATTTAGACAAAGAATAAGATTTAGCGACATAAATTTTAAACCACTTTTTTTTTAGAAGTGGTTTTTTTGTGTTTTATAAAGTTACTATCTTTAAAAAAATATTTTTTTAATGAACAACAATTATTCACAAAATAAGTTTAAAGAACTTTTAGATAAATTACAACAAGAAAGTTGGCAGTTAGAATTGCTTATTTCTGGTTTTGCAATTTTTGGATTATTTACCTCGTTAGGTCCCATAGAAAATTTATGGA
Coding sequences:
- the dnaK gene encoding molecular chaperone DnaK; protein product: MSKIIGIDLGTTNSCVSVMEGNEPVVIPNSEGKRTTPSIVAFVEGGERKIGDPAKRQAVTNPTKTVSSIKRFMGNKFSESSKEVKRVPYKVVKGDNDTPRVDIDGRLYTPQEISAMVLQKMKKTAEDYLGANVSEAVITVPAYFNDAQRQATKEAGEIAGLNVRRIINEPTAAALAYGLDKSNDDKKIVVFDFGGGTHDVSILELGDGVFEVLATDGDTHLGGDDVDEKIINWLAEEFKADENMDLRDDPMALQRLKEAAEKAKIELSSATSTEINLPYITATSSGPKHLVRTLSRSKFEQLIDDLVKRTIEPCETALKNADLSKSDIDEIVLVGGSTRIPAVQEAVEKFFGKAPSKGVNPDEVVALGAAIQGGVLSGDVKDVLLLDVTPLSLGIETMGNVFTKLIDANTTIPTKKSQIFSTAVDNQPSVDIHVLQGERAMAADNKTIGRFQLTDIPPAQRGVPQIEVTFDIDANGIIKVSAVDKATGKSQDIRIEASSGLSEEEIEKMKRDAEANADADKIAKETAEKVNGADSMIFQTEKQLKEFGDKLSAAKKEPIEAALVELKAAHESKDLAQIDAAMEKINEAWKAASEEMYAAQGGAEGANAGAQQQGQPEAGNADSGDNVEDVDFEEVK
- a CDS encoding DUF2853 family protein, whose translation is MSKFDEKVALYKKFMDDRNLRSNTDLLAAVTKGLGPSIYKADAETVSGSDAKELATVKNNFLIKKLGLTDSKELDEGIEEVMERIGKSERKKYRAVVYYMLVKKFDKESVYGM
- a CDS encoding L-serine ammonia-lyase — protein: MSQFISVFDMLKIGVGPSSSHTLGPWRAAEAWVQKIKENKKFDAIDEIKVDLYGSLSLTGKGHATDLAILLGLSEADPEYVPIEDVFIIVDRINTQKEILFKGGKTVTFPENSIRFNREFLPFHSNGMTFRGFAKGKEISTQTYFSIGGGFIVQENDNLEEEIEINKKNFPFPVNKAIQLEAYCEEHNLLISDIVFKNELELRDAKEIDFELNRIWETMLECMYIGCHTEGKLPGGLNVKRRAYDTHIKLIKDTTYTNPKEWITSIRSTEVKFREILKWVSCFALSVNEVNASLGRVVTAPTNGSAGVIPAVLMYYLVIENHNADFEHIKKFLLTAGEIGSIFKKNATISAAMGGCQAEIGVSSAMAAAALTELLGGTPAQSLVAAEIAMEHHLGLTCDPIGGLVQIPCIERNAMGAIKAINAAEMALETDPKNVKVPLDKVIDTMWETAKDMNKNYKETSEGGLAVTVRMVDC
- the yaaA gene encoding peroxide stress protein YaaA, which codes for MKIIISPAKSLDFESKVPTSLHTQPRFLEASEKLNKKLKTLSKKKLADLMSISDDLASLNYERNQEWKIPFTEKNAKQAIYAFTGAVFQGIDVNSMDEKKLPLLQERLLILSGLYGLLKPLDLILPYRLEMGTKLKVGRKENLYQFWGDTLAKSLNEELEEGELLINLASKEYFKALPKKALKVPMITPVFKDFKNGQYKTIMTYAKKARGLMVRYIIENNIKTLEELKGFNVEGYGFSEKMSSVNELVFTR
- a CDS encoding DUF2914 domain-containing protein, giving the protein MNSNLLKYKDSKFGVFLKKHKKYAPLLFFIAGFTWDSLTLGRIDRLYDNVILCTYITLLTVSIYFYNLVDNEKWKNKFVQRYGKYLPLAIQFFLGGLSSAYVIYFSRSVSISKTASFFLILIFLLIANELFKKRISNKYLQFCAYFFVNFTFLSFFVPVILKEMNTTIFIISGILSLASTLLLIVLVYRSSASTRIEIVKWKMLGMILAIYVLINTFYYFRLIPPVPLALDKGLVAHSVLKQKDTYVVTYEVDNWYVFWRDHKINFNRNRNQPVYIFTSVFAPTDLKKKIYHVWKWYNPETKEWITLDKIGFEIVGGRDRGYRGYSYKNNVIDGQWKVEVITEESLVLGVVDFNINTFKSKLKPQIVTREF
- a CDS encoding RNA polymerase sigma factor, with amino-acid sequence MTNNDQLIINKVLKGNTNAFSELIDTYKDLVFSLAIKMTKNREEAEEISQDTFVKAYKNLNKFKGDSKFSTWLYRITYHTCLDALKKNKKHTNSFELNEITLNQIQTTDNALQTLERKERAKTMNKCLLQLPAEERSILWLFYYKELSLKEIIEVTSLSEANIKVKLHRGRKKLLTIVKDTFEPETIAHYGRK
- a CDS encoding DUF6249 domain-containing protein produces the protein MGPGIVFIFLFAVVFGIFYLYFSTRNKERLALIEKGADASIFMKGEQNKKAAPFWKILILNLGLLAMGIGVGVLLGAILSYNFGYNGGWENRPANYISSDTLYAASIFLCAGASLLIGFSITKNLDKE